A segment of the Acidimicrobiales bacterium genome:
GAGGCGCACGGCCTCGTTGACCGTCCACCGGCCCTCGCCCGAGTCCATCGCCACCCCGCGGATGCCCTCCAGGTGCGGGGTGCGCTCCAGGGCGGCGACGAGCAGGTCCAGCAGCCAGGACTGCACCACGCTCCCCCGGCGCCAGGCCGACAGGGCGGCGTGGGCGTCGATGCCGAGGCCGGACGCGTCGAGGATCTCGTAGCCCTCGGCGTAGGCCTGCATCAGCCCGTACTCGATGCCGTTGTGCACCATCTTCGTGAAGTGCCCCGTGCCCACCTTGCCGACGTGGGCGAAGCCGTCCTCCGGGGCGAGGTCGTCGAAGACGGGCTGGGCCATGGCCACGTGCTCGTCACTGCCCCCGACCATGAGGCAGTAGCCGTTCTCCAGTCCCCACACCCCGCCGCTGACCCCGGCGTCGACGAACCCGACCCCGCGCGCGCCGAGCAGCTCGCCCCGGCGGACCGAGTCGGTC
Coding sequences within it:
- the gnd gene encoding decarboxylating 6-phosphogluconate dehydrogenase, translated to MKLGMVGLGRMGGNMAERLRRAGHQVVGFDPHSEAADVASLADLVAALDPPRLVWVMVPAGDPTEGVVRELGERLDAGDLVVEGGNSNWTDSVRRGELLGARGVGFVDAGVSGGVWGLENGYCLMVGGSDEHVAMAQPVFDDLAPEDGFAHVGKVGTGHFTKMVHNGIEYGLMQAYAEGYEILDASGLGIDAHAALSAWRRGSVVQSWLLDLLVAALERTPHLEGIRGVAMDSGEGRWTVNEAVRLGVPAPVISAALFARFSSQKESSTAMKVVAALRHEFGGHAVEVEQ